One Bradyrhizobium sp. CCGB12 genomic window carries:
- a CDS encoding DUF6894 family protein has translation MIATAKDGGITVQRYYFPIFHNGETQTDEVGELFGSAELAVQYGARVARDIASDPECDRGAGTVVIVVDAPGAEIARHRVGSVGGAKPRKLLHNGAP, from the coding sequence ATGATCGCCACCGCTAAGGACGGAGGCATCACGGTGCAGCGCTACTATTTTCCGATCTTCCACAACGGAGAGACACAGACGGACGAGGTGGGAGAGTTATTTGGCTCTGCTGAACTGGCGGTCCAATACGGCGCCCGTGTTGCTCGGGACATCGCCAGCGATCCCGAATGTGACCGCGGTGCGGGCACGGTCGTAATCGTGGTTGACGCCCCCGGTGCCGAGATTGCGCGGCACAGGGTTGGTAGTGTTGGCGGAGCAAAACCGCGCAAGCTGCTTCACAACGGGGCGCCCTAG